The segment AGGAATATGGTAAAGGCAAGGGACATAATAGGTGGCATATACATATACTTTATAGTGCTTGCGGGTTTCGTTTCCTTTCTTTCTGCGGTATGGTTTGGCAATCTCGTTGCAAGATACATTAGCCTACCTCTTGAAAGGCTTTCACAAAAGGCTGGAGAGTTAGCAAAGGGGAACTTTGAAGTTCATGTGGAAGTGCCTCAAACGGGAGACGAGGTGCAAGAGCTTGCAAGCAGTTTTCTGAGGATGAAAGAGGAGTTAAAGGCGTTATACCAAAGGCTAAACAGGGAAAAGGAGATTCTTTTGACCCTCTTTGATGCTCTACCGGTGGGTATAGTGTTTATATCAAAGGATGGGGAAAGGTTTCATAACAAAACCTACGAGGAGCTTGCAAAGAAAAGCAACGTAAGACAAAGCTTTATTGAGCTTGAGCTTGGAAAGGTCGTGGTTTACGAAGACCTTGAGGCGGTTATTCTTGCGGAACGCTTTAAGACTTGGCAGATGGCGGTAAAGAGGATAGCCCATGAGATAAAAAACCCTCTCACTCCCATAAGTCTAAACCTTGAAAGGCTTATAAGGTCTCTGCAAAGGGGTCAGTGTGATATGGAACGTGTAGCACAGATGGCTGAGCTTATGCTACAAGAGATTCAAAGGGTCAAAAAGACCATTGACCAGTTTAGAAGCCTTTCTGTGGATACAGAGCCTCAATTTAAGGATGTGGACTTGGGAGATTTGCTCAGGCAGGTCTCAAGGCTCTATGAGGGTCTTTCCATAGAGGTATATGGCTCTTTGAAGGTGGCAGGTGACGAGAGGCTATTAAGGGATATGTTCTTCAATCTTTTTAATAACAGCCTTGAGTGGGGTGCAAAGAGGGTGTGGGTTGAGTTAAAAGAGAACATGATAATCTACAAAGACGATGGGGTGGGTATAGAGGAAGGAAAAGAAGAGCTTATTTTTATGCCATACCATTCTGAAAACCCACAGGGTATGGGTCTTGGTCTTGCCATAGTAAGGCACATAGCAGAGCTTCACGGTTGGAGTGTCAAGGCTCTTCCCAGCAAGGATGGCTTTTATATGCTTGTGGAACTAAGTCCAAGAAAGGGTAGTATTTGAAGAACTCTTATGAGGTGGTTTTCCCATACGACCTCTAACTCTTCTTTTACCGCCTTCTCTTGGTCTTCTGGGCTTAGGCTTTTAAAGCTTTCAGACTTTACACCTCTTTCGTGCAAAAGGAGAGGGACAAAGACCTTACCCATGGCATAGAAGACAAAGGCAAGCTCTGTATCTGAAAGTTGTGGAAAGCCATTGAAGGTTTTGTAGGTCTTTATTCCCGCCCAGTTGGTCCAATAACGCACCTCTGGGTCTTCCACCCTCTTTTCGTAGCCTCCCACATACATGGAGATGAGAGCCTTTAGAAGCCTTTCTTCCCTTTGAGGATACAGGCTGGAAATTTCTTGTGCCAATTTGTCCACATCCCTTGAGCTTATAAGCTCGTAGTCCTTTAGAAACCGCTCCTTCCAGTTTTCATACCTTATAAACTCCTGATGGGGAACTCTCAACCTGTCTCCTCCGACCTTTCATACTCAGGACACTCAAGGCTTGAGGGGTCTACTTGAGGTAGGACCTCCCTTGTATCTGTATGATAGCCACAAACAAAGCATTCAATGGAAACCGCATATCCCACATGCATATGACCTATGTCCCATCCGCAGAGAGGGCATTCACCTTCTCCAGCCTTAAGAAGTTCCATAAGCCTGTTTCCGTTTTTTAAGCCACTTTGCACCTTTTTTACCCTATCTATAGCTTTTTGCACCTCATCGCTGTTCCACTCCGAGCCACACTCAAGGCAACGGTATTCCGCATAACTACCTTCCTTT is part of the Aquificaceae bacterium genome and harbors:
- a CDS encoding ATP-binding protein — encoded protein: MKLYLAFFLFLSVFVLINIAFLDNLRQIWGISYPLVLLVINLDLLILFVVFVIFFRKFIKTYLTGRSGPLRRKLSTSLLLYIIAPLIFLNIATAIILLQSTKSFVSGQLKEVARRSEDLKLLIEEGEKKKIEDYRKIAELLKEKGVEPQVLEALEGVRVIKNPNCEESLEEEMAVLCIDGYSVVIRRGSEVNSLVNYIYQTAGELRNMVKARDIIGGIYIYFIVLAGFVSFLSAVWFGNLVARYISLPLERLSQKAGELAKGNFEVHVEVPQTGDEVQELASSFLRMKEELKALYQRLNREKEILLTLFDALPVGIVFISKDGERFHNKTYEELAKKSNVRQSFIELELGKVVVYEDLEAVILAERFKTWQMAVKRIAHEIKNPLTPISLNLERLIRSLQRGQCDMERVAQMAELMLQEIQRVKKTIDQFRSLSVDTEPQFKDVDLGDLLRQVSRLYEGLSIEVYGSLKVAGDERLLRDMFFNLFNNSLEWGAKRVWVELKENMIIYKDDGVGIEEGKEELIFMPYHSENPQGMGLGLAIVRHIAELHGWSVKALPSKDGFYMLVELSPRKGSI